From a single Miscanthus floridulus cultivar M001 chromosome 8, ASM1932011v1, whole genome shotgun sequence genomic region:
- the LOC136468823 gene encoding thaumatin-like protein 1 produces MASRARLPGSIAVLILSIFQGSVCGITFTFTNRCDDTVWAGLLSGSGTPPLETTGFALSPGQSRLLYAPQGWSGRFWGWSGCAFDSSDKGSCATGDCGSGEVECRGAGASPPATRRWTPRGRTGYARWRSRAKLRATGGI; encoded by the exons ATGGCTTCTCGGGCGCGCCTGCCGGGCTCGATTGCCGTCCTCATCCTCTCCATCTTCCAAG GGTCGGTGTGCGGCATCACGTTCACCTTCACCAACCGCTGCGACGACACGGTGTGGGCGGGCCTGCTGTCGGGCTCAGGGACGCCGCCGCTTGAGACGACGGGGTTCGCGCTGTCTCCAGGGCAGTCGCGCTTGCTGTACGCGCCGCAGGGGTGGTCAGGCCGCTTCTGGGGCTGGTCCGGCTGCGCCTTCGACAGCTCCGACAAGGGCTCCTGCGCCACGGGCGACTGCGGGTCCGGCGAGGTCGAGTGCCGTGGCGCGGGGGCGTCCCCGCCCGCCACGCGAAGATGGACACCGCGTGGGAGAACTGGATACGCGCGATGGAGGAGCCGCGCAAAGTTACGCGCAACGGGTGGGATTTAG
- the LOC136476132 gene encoding ADP,ATP carrier protein ER-ANT1-like translates to MAAAPDERNQVRPPRPVTSPASVAADFAMGGAAAMVAKTGAAPVERVKLLLQNQAEMLRRGTLTRPYKGIADAFTRVLREEGPAALWRGNQANVIRYFPTQAFNFAFRGYFKSFFGYDREKDRKWKWLAGNVASGSAAGATTSLLLYHLDYARTRLATDAIESRGTKRQFRGLLDVYKKTLTTDGMSGLYRGFSVSIMGITLYRGLYFGIYDSMKPLVLVGPLEGNFFASFALGWAITTFSGACAYPFDTVHRRMMLTSGQPFKYKNGFHAVKLIVSTEGFFTLFRGVGANILSGMAGAGVLSGYDQLQQLVSRHGHNFERKMKGAMK, encoded by the exons ATGGCCGCCGCGCCCGACGAGCGAAATCAGGTGAGGCCGCCGAGGCCTGTGACGTCGCCGGCGAGCGTAGCGGCGGACTTCGCCATGGGCGGCGCGGCCGCCATGGTGGCCAAGACGGGGGCCGCGCCGGTCGAGCGCGTCAAGCTGCTGCTCCAGAACCAGGCCGAGATGCTGCGCCGGGGCACCCTCACGCGCCCCTACAAGGGCATCGCCGACGCCTTCACCCGCGTCCTCCGCGAGGAGGGCCCCGCCGCTCTGTGGCGCGGCAACCAGGCCAACGTCATCCGCTACTTCCCCACCCAG GCTTTTAACTTTGCATTTAGGGGCTACTTCAAAAGCTTCTTTGGCTATGACAGGGAGAAAGACAGAAAGTGGAAGTGGTTAGCAGGAAATGTAGCCTCTGGCAGTGCTGCAGGAGCTACAACATCATTGCTGCTATACCATCTAGATTATGCAAGAACAAGGCTAGCTACTGATGCAATTGAATCACGGGGAACCAAACGCCAGTTCAGGGGGTTGCTGGATGTTTACAAGAAGACACTTACAACCGATGGCATGTCTGGACTATATCGAGGTTTCAGTGTGTCTATTATGGGAATCACCTTGTACCGGGGTCTATATTTTGGTATCTATGATAGCATGAAGCCTCTAGTTCTAGTAGGCCCATTGGAG GGGAATTTCTTTGCCAGTTTTGCCTTGGGCTGGGCAATAACTACATTCTCTGGGGCCTGTGCCTATCCATTCGACACGGTCCATCGTAGAATGATGTTGACCTCAGGACAACCATTTAAATACAAGAACGGTTTCCATGCAGTAAAACTGATAGTTTCAACCGAAGGGTTCTTCACATTATTCAGAGGTGTTGGTGCAAATATTCTCTCAGGGATGGCAGGAGCTGGAGTTCTTTCTGGGTACGATCAACTCCAACAGTTGGTGAGCCGGCATGGTCACAATTTTGAGCGCAAAATGAAAGGGGCAATGAAATGA